Sequence from the Epinephelus moara isolate mb chromosome 19, YSFRI_EMoa_1.0, whole genome shotgun sequence genome:
CCAGCCGGTTTGTGCAACAGGCGGAGGAGAGCAGTCGTGGTGCCTTCCAGTCCATCGAGAGCATTGTCCAGGCTTTTGCCTCAGTCAGTATGATGCTGGACGCCACCTTCTCAGCTGTGTATAACAGTTTTCGTGCTGTGCTGGATGTAGCCAACCACCTTACACGGCTGCGTTCGCACCTCACCAGAGTTTTGTCAGCCTTTGCTCTGGTGCGCACCCTGCGTTACCTCTACCGACGATTACAGAGGCTGCTGGGGAGAAGGTCAGATGCTGAGGTTGACGACTTGTGGGCAGACAGTGCAAGTGATGCCCTGGCTACAAGTGCATCTAGAGGGGATGGAGTAGGGATGGAGGGTCCATCCGTGAAGTCCTGGccaatctttttgtttttcgcTGTAGTGCTGGGGGGACCTTATCTTATCTGGAAACTGCTGAGCTCCAGCTCTGGCTCTGAAGAAAATGGTGAGACTTACATTCTAGGTTTTAAACTTCCACATTTTAATACACATCACTTCTTAAGTTCCTGTATTGGTGTATGTAGCCTGTCTTATAATTTTAACAATTAAAgctgttttatgtttctttactcAGCTACTAACTGGGCCAGCGGTGAGGATGACCATGTAGTGGCCAGAGCAGAGTATGACTTTTCAGCTGCGTCTGAGGAGGAGATTTCTATGCGGGCTGGAGACATGCTCAACCTTGCTCCTAAAGGTGAGAGCTCTTTGATGCCTGCTGGACATTATACTCTGTCTTTACATTCATCTCACACAAAAAGTTGTTTAAATCATCTAGGCATACTAGACCATTGTGGTAGGACAGATTGTACCAAAtgtctgggttttttttccttttttttcatttatattttaagtttcTGTTTAGGTTTTCAAATAAAGCTTTGAATGTTTGGTGTCATATTTTATGACGTCATAAGCAACCCTTTTTAACTGGTTATAcatagtgtgtgtgcatttgcttGTGCGTACAAGACAAATAATCTATGTCTGACTCCTTCAATAATTTTCAAGAAAATCTGAAgtattggggcgtcggtggcttagtgggtaaagcaggcgccccatgtacaaggctgttgccgcagcggcccgggttcaagtctggcctgtggccctttgctgcatgtcatcccccctctctctctccccccttcaaacttacctgtcctgtccattaaaggcaaaatgcactaaaaaatatctttaaaaaaaaaaagaaaagaaaatctgaaGTATTGAAAATGGTTGAAAATGAGAACAAGCAAATCCCACTGTCCCCAACGAAGTACATGGGCTaaaaggtgtattttgaaaagcttATAATTAACATACATctttaaaatcttaatttaatGTAGTTCaggaattaattaattaattaataaaaaaacatcatcacttATCTCCCTTACTGCCCAAAAATATGTTTGCTCTATGGTGTTTCCCCTGCTTATTTCCAAAAAGGAAAGAAgttgtgttctgtttgtttcaCCCCCATGTGTGTTACATCACTAGAAAGCTCAGGATGTGCTTTTCACAATACATTAGGACTCAACTAGACTGCATGCACGATGTTTGAAATAAAGGCCACAGCATTGTGTCCTTCACGGAGACAAAATTGAATTGCCTGGTTTCAAAAGGCAAACTGATTTTTGCATCAATGCATGAAGTTCCTTGATTTGGTTTCTCATTTGGTTAAATCACCCACAGCCAGTTTCTCAGTTGATTTTCCAGACAATGTATTATTTcactatatatatgtatgtcaAAACATAGAATTACATACATGCGTATGCAATAATAGTGGATTTAATCCATATCAGGAAGAAGTGGGTTCCACATGAACATTACGAGTGAAATTACAGCTCTTGTTTTCCTGTCTATGTGGTACTGTAAAAGTTTATCTTTTGAGTGAAGCTCCTCAAACAAAATGTCAATAATGAAAGAGAATGTCCTGCTTTCGAAGAAAtacaacagtgttttttttgttgttgttgttgttgttgttgttgttttgacatttgAGATTGTAATTGCTTCCGCTATGTTGATGACCTCAAATAGTGACCTTTTATTCTCCACCTGTGTTTAGAGCAACAGCCCAGAGTGCGTGGCTGGCTGCTGGCCAGCTTGGATGGTCAGACCACAGGACTTGTCCCAGCCAACTACGTCAAAGTCTTGGGCAAGAGGAGGGGCTTTAAGCACGCAGAGATGGAGAGGCTCGCTCAGGTCCAGCAAGAGAACACACAGGCCTCCCAGACAGCCCTTGCTGCACACCCACAGACAAATCCTGCCCAAGGCTTCACCCCAGGCGTCGTTTCCACCTCAGCTTCATCAGAGGAGCTGTTAGAGTCAGTTTACAGAGAAACACCAGCTTCCTTCAGTCTGGGAACATCCCACACCAGTATGCCCTCCAGCACAGTGCTAAACATCCCTGAGAAGACTGACCTGtgatgtttgtgcatgtatgcaTCTCTCTGTATgcaagtgtatgtgtgttcataACATTGGTTGGTTCAGTCAGTACTTGCTTGCAGTGTTAAACGCTGAGACCTGACTAATAATCAGCTGACGGTAGATGTTTGGGAAAACACCATAGACCTCTTAAGAATTGCTCAAAGTAGTTCCTCGGCTCATCTATAATGATTCAGATCGTCGGACATAGTCTGGACCCTCTGATAAGGTTATCGGACAAAAATGGTTTTCATTCATAGGTTGTTCTGTTTATTGTGTGTCAAATTAGGAGGATATTTTGTATTCTCTAAGTATGGTACACAGCTGTTCTCAATCATGTCTGATTTAAGATGTAATATCTTGAGATTATTTACAGTTAGGTGTTGAAGTTGATGAGGTGCACTGATACATCTGTATACTGACAGTGTAAGGACAAAGCCAGTGGATTTTGTTTAATAACataatgtcatgttttttgcCCTCATTGTAGGCTGCTTGGTTCTCTGCTTTGTGTTCCTTGTGAAGCAAATGTGATGGGATTCATTCAGAATGAGTAGGGGCCCATTTTGCACAtcttcagctgtttgtttgtcacagaaagtaattttgtaaatatttaatataattattttgaaaataaatatttttaaaaaccatGTTGTGTCCATTGTTATATACCTTTATTAAGTTAATAAGAGGGGAAAGGTGGCTCTTACAAAGGTTAACTAAGAGCAAAGAGAGGTAACTAAAAGCCAGCCTAATGGCCAATACAGctcatttagtttagttttattttttattgtattaatatggttgttttttgtttgtgtgtggttttgttttgtgttgtgttcacgtaacttccatagactgtataaataaggtaacttcatttatttttcagaaactCCAAGGGGGACTTCTGCCAGAAACACTAGATTTACGGCTGCTGTCTCTTAGCAACAGGACGCCTAAAACCTGCTGCAGTGCGACAGCAGTGACGAGTCAGCAGACACCGACAGAATCAACCAAAACTGCTTTTATTTATCCAAGTTACTTTGGGACTTGACCGCTGAGTTTGCATTTTGAGAGCGCAGCCTGTcgacaacatttttttttaccgtgCTACTGGGCTTAAACATTTACAAAAGGTTCAGCTGGGTTAGCTCATACGCTAGCTGATTGAAGCTAATGCTGCTTTCAAGGACTATCGGACATGTTTCGCTGTTAGGGCGCTTAAAGGAAATAGTACTTTGACATAAGATGCAATACTCGTGGTCCACTTCCTCTATCTTGTACAGAATTGACCGTATAGCTACTTAACTCAACAAACTTGACAAAACTTGCCCATGTCGAAGAAACTGAGCAAATTGTTTCTGTGGGTGCATAACTTTGCAATTTATCCTGACAATGCAACATGGTGTAACTCGACTTATTTAAAGCAAACGACAGTAGCCACCACTAACTGAGCAATAATATGCAGCTGACTGGTGGTCTTGACCCTGTATAGTCTGTGGTCGTGACGCTGCATGTGTGGCTTGTGATTAGGAGTTTAAGGAGGAGTACCTGAAGGCAGCAGATCCATCCCACAAagttagctagcattagcaatAGCTGCAGTTAGCCGGTAGGAGAGGACCGCAGCATCAGCATCATCCATACACAATGACATAAAACAGGTACCAGCTTTGCTCACTGTACGAGACGACGGGGAGGAATATCTCTGACACCAGATAAGTATGTCAACAATATCTTATCCTTCTTGTTTGAATTATGTGTAGAGACCAGCTGATTAAATTTGACCTGAAAGCATCTGACGCCGatgcaggaggaggacagagggactCGGCCTGCGCTCGCATCACTAACGTTACTCCACCAAGTTTCTCTGTTGTATTCCATgatatatatttgtatgttatGGGCCTGTAAACGTATGTAAAATGGACAATGTCTCGATCTCATCTTTGACTGCTCCTAGTATCTCAGAGTGAAGCTCTGCGGAGGATGTTATGACCTGTGATGTATTTAGTGGTAGAAAAATCATAGTAACTTGATTTCTAGTGACTGACGCATCACGTTACGCAACCATCAGGTCACTCAACAAAatcctttaaaaatacacacattaaaattGAGACTGCTTATTATATGAATGTGAAATGACATGAATTTTACCAATTGAAcgttaatgttaaataaaactGGCTAAACTGAGTCAAAGAGTGATCACTCTGTAATAGCTACATTCTCACTTTTGACTAAAGCTGGACTGTATTCATTATTCAGTAGGCTACTGAAGCAATACCTCAGATATGGTAATGTTGTAATACTTTGTGTATGGCAGCTATTTCACTTGAGATTACAAAATCATTTGTAGTGATTCTTTTCTTGATTTAACAGTTTATTGCGGGGGTTATGGTTGGAAAAAAGAGTTGCCCTTTCGTTTGCCTGATCCACAGTCCAGACCCTAAAAATATTCAGTTCACTATCATGCGAATAaggcttaaaggtccagtgtgtgggatttagtggcatctagtggtgaggttgcagactgcaaccaattgaaacttctccagtgtcCCAAGTGtataggagaactacagtggccgatgcaaaaatgtgaatggccctatctagagccagtgttggtttgtctgttctgggctattgtagaaacaacatggtggacccTGTGAAAGAGGACCGGCTTTGTATGtcgatataaacggctcattgtaaagttacaaaaacacatcaattcttatttttaggtgattttacactaatgaaaacagagttatgaatattacattcCATTTATTCCAataatccccctaaatcctacacactggacctttaagctgTTATAAAAACAGTTTCCTACTAGTTTTCTGTTGATCTACTAATAATTTTAGGCATTCACTGTTGACTTACTACCTTTAGTTTCTCGTCTCTGTGCCTCTGTAGAAATGAGCCGGTTCTGCTCGGACAACAACAATTTTCCCTATGACAATAACGTCCTGGTTTTGGACATGGTGCTGGGCTCTCTGTGGGGGGTGCCCCAGCCCATAAACTGGGACAATGTAGCCAAGCTAGTTCCAGGATTCACTCCCAAGGAGGTAACTGGAATGCTGGGTAACTATGAGtgcttccatccatccatccatccatccatccatccatccacccctccacCTGTCCTGTCCCATTCATCAATCATTCCATGGATTAGTGACATAAAGCCTGGCTTGTTGACAAACAGTAATGCTGTGGCACTTATGTAATCTTCAGTGTGCCCGTCGATTTGAGGAGCTGAAGAGCACTGGGGGTTTTCCCCATGTGGACAACCAATGTAATGCCCTGACAGAAGGAAGCACCTCCCCTTCAGACGGCCTGACTACGCTGCTGGACACTGGGGAGGTGGTGGAGACAGGAAGCagccagagcagcagcaaagttaCAGGTCAGTGATGTCATCCTGAGTAGTGCAGATCAAGTTTTAaattctgttgctgctgttacactttTTCACCCACAGGAATCATTTTAGTTTTATCCAGTCTAAAATGCATTTAGTTTTCTTTAATAAGAAATTTATCAAATGAAGCAGAGTtaatttgaacattttaatgacGCCTTTTGCTTTACAAGATATAATCAGTTCAGTTCAGGCACAGCTTATTTTGTTAATAGAAATGTTCTCAGGCTAGTAGAAAACATGGACTAGCAGAGCAAGCTTGTATTTGGAAGCAGTACAATAAAAATTGTGTAGCTGTGGTATTGATGGCTACTGCTTGATAAATGGGTTTAAAGTATATTTACTTCTGCTGGTGTCAGCAGGCTCCAAATCGACGCCCTCAGGAAGAGTTGGTGTTgtggagaagaaagagagaagagtctcagccgaggaggatgaCAAACCTCAGAAGCCAAGAGAGTAAGTGCTGAGAACTCATTCTCAGTCTACAAAGTGCTGTTTCTCATAGTGGCTAAGCCAAGTTACCAAAAATGCACATTTATTCCTAACACATACTCCACTTTATATCAAAATCTTTTTAATATGAATAGCTCACTTCATTTGGACTTTACAGGCAGCTATAAACTGTTCTGTATTTTCATATCTAGCAGTGAATTTTACTGCCGGGTGTATTTTTGTGGGGAGTAATggatttgaacttttttttcctacagTCCCAACATGGTGATCCATGTGTGTGATGAGACCAAGAACCTGAAGCAGGACTTCACGTGTCCCAGAGATCTTCTAGTCAAAGAGATGCGTTACTTTGCTGAGTACCTGTCTGTGGACCCCCAGAGGTGGGAGGAGGTGGACATCTCCGTTCACTGTGACGTGCAGATCTTCGATTGGCTCATGAACTACGTCAGGAGGAATTCTGCAGGAGAGGGAAACAAGGACAAACCCCGTCTTGGTAAATCtctgaaaaaatgtaaaaaccaaTAATCAATATCACATTCTTAAACACGGGGAATGCCCAAGCTTTCACTTACCTGTTTGTGTAATTCCGTGGATGGTGCTCGATTTCTCAGTCACTAAAcgtggtgtgtgtttggtgggTCACTGGCTGTGTGTTCTGTGTTGTTTGTCGGTTGTGGGGTTTGCTTGGTTGGTCATGTGGTGTTTGTCGGTTACAGAGCCCAGCAATGTGATCTCAATCCTGATCTCCTCCGAGTTCTTGAAGATGGATACGTTAGTAAGTGTTGTGACATGTGACGCTAGTTGTGGTGATGTGCTTCGGgccttttgtttttcatatgtgAAAAAATAATTGACATGTGGCCTGGTCACAACATATCCATAAGAATGTCTGATAGCAAAGACACTGAATCCTCAGAGTTGCCCAAACAGTCCCAGCATCTTGAAAATGTGTCAGAGTGGATAATGAGTAAACTGTCCTAGTCCAGGAAAAACCAGAGGCCCATTCATAGAGCTTTGTAAAGTTGATGTTGCATGGTTGTTAAAAGTGTAGATGTTCTTTTGCCCTCAGGGGTTATTTAAACAGCTTGCAGTAAATTTCCTCACCACTGCTGTACTTACTAAGGCTGTGTAAGAAGACCTAAAATTATACCAATAATTAAGTAGTGTTTGATTTATGTAGTGTCATTGAAATTACGTTTACTATTGCTGTGAAAGGACTTACAACAGCTGTATGTTTGTCCATGTTCAGGTGGAGGAGTGCATCCAATACTGCCACAAACACATGAGCGCCATCGTGGCGACACCCTGCAACATGAACTGCATCAACAGCAACTTGGCAACACGCATTGCTGAACTCTTCAACCACAATGAGGCTGACGACATCAGGGACAAAAAAGACAAGTTCAAAAGGTAAAAAGATTTACACTTTTGTGAAGTATCTCTGATGAATGTGATGTGATAAATCTTGCGTAAACTGTTATAAAGATAGAGTGAAGTCTACGATAAAAGACAGATGGTTCTATTtgtgactttttaaatttcattccCCCCTCAAAGCAAATTGTTTCAGAAGAAAATAGAGCGTCTCTTTGATGCCAACTACCAGAACAGAGATTCACCTGGAAACGCCTCGACTCTCTACAGGTGAGCAGTTAGCCTCTGAGTTCCTCCAGGCAGTTACTTACCTCACTGCTTTGCAACAGCCTTCAAGTCCTGTGAAATGGAATTTCATCAAGACATCAGACATTTGAAACCGTTTAACCGAAAGACAAAAGACAGGGGTTTTGATGGGAAAATACTCTGTAActgattttttgacatttatttgacaTATAACAAGAGCTAAATGATCAGACATAGCATTAAAACTgggaaaatgtaatttaatttcatgAGGACTTTAACTTGCACCTTTCAGTTTTTTCTCTTGCCTTAATTTTTGTTCTCTTATTATTAGAATCAGTCTCACTGTTAGTcataaatttgtttatttccaGGTGTGGTCTGTGCCTTAAGCTGCTGAccaaagacacagagaggaaaattTCTTGTGTTCCTGGGAAAATCAACATTGATGGTCATGGAGAGATCATCTATACACACACTAAGTATGACATAAATGTCCCGTGCATTGGCAAAATTTGTGAACTCTTATTTCCTGGATTTGTTTAGCTGCCAGCAACAATATGTGGAGAAATACCTCCTTAAAAAAATCTCGATcaccgtctgtgtgtgttcatgtgtgtgtttgcagacagAAGAGCTGGGATGTACATGAATACATCACCAGTCTGTATGAGGAGCTCAAGTCCTGGGTCCTGGTCTACTGGAGAATCTGGGGTACAATCAACTACCTCACTTGCTCCCGGTGCCAacaggtttgtgtttgtgtaagcaTGTAAGGTTATACACGTTCATACTATAAACCTGACCTCTATGACTAAATATATTCAACCCCACCTAAAGAGTTTCTACGTATGTGTTTataggtgtttgtgtgtgcagagctgacCCATTGCAAGTACCACCCAGACAGTGTGCTGTACCCTGGCATGGGTACTGAGAAAGGCTGGCATGGTGCAGGAATCTACCCCTGCTGCAACCAGAGGGTTCTCCGCTTTGACCCCACTGGTATGCCCAAGGTACggacactcacactcacactatACATGTGCTAATGTTCTACTAAAACCTTTGCAACTGCTCTAAACCAAAAAATCATCTTAAGACAATGTGAGATTTTAGTCACACACaataagattttgcaaagaatGGAGATCTTGtagggtcactatttgcaagactacaactagattccttttgagattatttacTGTCCTGCTCCTGGTgtaaaatattacaccaaactcccttaAAGAAATATGGCATATTAACAATTTCTTACttatgcacaaaaacacatcactcTAGAAAGACAAGATTGTAAGTGTCATATGTCAAAAGTATTCTTGTCAAATCTGCATCAGTATAATCTGTAAAGATAAATGGTATTTGcatacaaactttacattttggattttgttgcctcaactcGCTACCAGCCTCTGTTGGTTAGTGGGTGAAGACTGTGGGAACGAGAGCCGAACTGTTTCacaaaattaagatttctcactaaaataaatGCTGGCACGCCAAATTAAACACTGACTGTTGTACATTCCACAACTCagccagtttctcctccttgcACAGTCCAACAGAACAGAGGCTTGTTCATAGTCTTGCACCTCTCCAAAGTCCCGTCCGTGTTTACTATCTACCTTGtttgctgcttcttgtttgCCGCTAGAGAGAGCACATCTACTGGTTGTTAACAATGTTCATGTCattgagccaagactaaaatctttaaatgtttaaatcatAAGAAAGTCAAGAAGAGTAAAAGATTGACTTAAGGCAGCTCAAGCTTTATGACCACATAAGATTAAACAATCAAGATCACAGGAGCGCACACCAACTGTGCTAAAATTCATGATTTTATTAAGACATTGAAAATTTGTCCGCATCTATGAAATCTCTTGAAAAGCAGGGGGATTAACTAATGGCTGCCCTTTTCTAATTTAATCattatttgtactttttaaaatccTCTACCTGTTAATCTGCTCAGAGTATCACTCCACTGCATGCTGGGACCGACCCCTGTTCTGCTCCGTAGCTACAGAGAATGTTAAATGCAGCTCACAGATAACACAGATGTTAACAAGAGTTAAACTGCTGCGCAAAGAGACTGATATACGATGGATGGCGTAACCTGTGCTGTTTTATAGTGATTTCTCTGTGATGCAGCATTGGTGTATTTATTACAGAATGTAACTAATGGTTAGTTTTGGAAGCTAGATGAAGCTTCTCAAAGGTTTTaaggagaaatgtgtgtgtgtgtttagggcTGTAAGATGCGAGACCACATAGTGAACGTACCTGATGAAGAGAACTGCGACGAGGCAACCGCAGCCCAGACCAGAGTCCTTAATgacctgctgctgcacagagacgcagtgtgtttgtttcacacGCCGCCTGCAGAGGGGTGAGCATGACTGTTTGTGGCAGCGTGTCTGTTTGACAACAGGagtaacagttttttttacagtggcaCAATAAAACtggattattttgtgtttgtacgTGTGTTAGTACTGAGGAGAGTCTGTCCAGTGCAGAGAAGGTTCAGCAGGACTGTGACGTTCTCCTGGAGCCGACACTGCTCGGACCTCTGAGAGCAGACGGCAGCACTGtaagtctttctctctctctctctctctctctctctctcagtgtttCTCTTCCGTCTGATGCTTGTCTTCTAGCAGCATGTTCATTTTCTGGTTCTGACCTCAGCTACTTTCTTTTTTCATCCAGTTTTCCCTCTTGAAAAACTGGAGTCTGCAACTGGTAGGACCTATACCTAATTTCTTTGATTAAATCTGCTTATATTGTAgtaatgatcattttgttaGCCAGCTGTTTTCAGATTTACAGACACATCCAGGTGCTTTTACTGAGATCTTTTGTTAGATTAGTCAAGTGTGAAGATTGACTGAAGTCAGTGTCATCAAGCAGCTGAGAGGTAATGTCTACAATGTGTCACCTTTACTGTACAGAGGCAGCAGTCGCTCCTGTCAGAGGATGAGGAGTACACcacagggtcagaggtcaccgaAGATGAGGTGGGGGATGAAGAGGAGCTGTCTAAGAAACAAGGTGAAGAGGCTTCGTAGCATTTTGGGAGATAGATAACTGCTGATTCATGTTGGTAGTTCCTCATTTTTTATGCCTGGTGCTGTGTGGCATTCACAAGTGACACTAGTGTGTTTGTGGTACTTCCCCTTAGATTTGGTACCTGCAGCTTTTATTTTAGCCACACGTATAGGACTGCAACACACAGTCTGCATTAATAGGGGATTAGTCTAATGATGTTTTTATAAAGCAATGCACTGCTCTGGACGGGagtcagcagcaaaacacattttagtcaCTTCAGAAATGTCCCAGCTAAAAATGTCAATACCAATGCCTTAAATACATAATGCACATACATGAGATTAGTCTGACTGACATGACGTACACTGTGTGTATAAGCCTGCCACCAGCTGCCTATTTGAGACAGAGTTCTCCTCCCCTTCCAATATCTGCATGTCATCATTTTGCAAGGGCACCATCACTGCATCCTGGGTTTAGTGCCGCACCAAGACAATTGTGATTGCTATcatgaaatacaaacaacccagagcATTTGTTTCCTTCGTGCAGAATTATGATGGATTTATACAGATTCTTTTCTTGCACTGGCACAGagctaaaacaaagtgtggagTTAGGTCTGGTGGCTTTGTGAGACTAACATCAGATTGATATAAATCTGTTCTTGGAGAGATAAGAATTAACCATACTTCTCAGAATGTTTAACTGTGGCTTGAAGATTTCTTATTAATCTTGTTAGCAATCAAATGTACCCTACAGCATTAATGTCACGATAGACAAACTACAGCCAAGCAGGCTAATCTTAGAGTATTTGTAGCTTTAATCTGCAAATGTTTGGTAATTTTACTtaataaaaacaactaaaatgaTTTTTTATCAAAATTATGTCTAACACTAAATATATTTAACTTTCTGTTAATTGATCATTAACtaaaaaagtaagtaaaatgtatttgtatagCGCTTATCACAGACATAAGTCACAAAGTGCAGTACAAGGGCATTATGCAGTGCACAAGAAGAAACCATAAAAGATGACATTGTCAAAGtgacattgaaaagtattgtatatCATGTCTCTATCTGCTGGtcggccatcacgataagagtatgcatgcataatatgataaTTCAACTACAGAAGAAACTAAATTACTAAAtaggtagggaaaaaagtggatatattgatatcagtatcagttaGCAGTCAAAcgagttgttacatatcaaaATCCAATATCCTGCATCcctaaaagttaccaactaaaAACATAACACATAATGAAAAAGAACACAGAACATAACAGGAATATAAAGTAcatagaagaaaaacaaacctggTGCATGTCTTTAGCTGCCTTTTAAAAGTCAGGGGACCGTAAGGATGCAGGCAGAGCCATAATCTAAGCGCTACAGCCTCAAAAGCTTAATTACCACCGCTCTTTATGCAGGTGCGTGGGACAGACAGCAAGTTTAGCATATTTGACCTAAGAGAGCGAGCTGATGAGTAGGGGTGAAGTAGTTCAGCCACATAAGTGGGAGCCTGACCGTGTGATGCTCTGTACATAAAATGAGAATTTTAAACTGGATCTTATACTCAATagggagccagtgaagagaTTTTAGTATAGGGCTAATATGAGTTCTCATGAGTAGCTTTGCGGCAGCATTCTGGATTGCCTACAGACGATCAGGAGCAGACATGTTAAGTGAGGAGGAAAGTGTGTTACAGTTGTCAGTGCGAGATGAGATAAAGGCATGTATAAGCATCTCTAGTTCATTAGCTGAAACTACAGATCTCAATTTACTAGTATTTCTTAAGTGGAAAAAACAAGAACTGGTTGGCTGCTAAACAGCTGACAACTAGTTGTTTCAGTGCTCATAACAAACAGCACATCTTTGACTCTCAGCTGTCTTCATCGGTAGTTTGACAGTTAATAAGAGAAAATGTAGGAAACAGGTTAAACTATGAGGATAGGTCTGTAACTCTTTGCATTTTCTACTCAAGCTTTTAAAACAGATTTAGTGCACTGCTTATctgaaagaaataataataagtcATGGATATATTCATGTCATTAAAATGCTGTTGCGAGGTTTAATTACAGGCTCTAACTGCTCTCGCCCTCACTATTATAACAGTCTTGTAACGACAGTTTAATTGCAGTTTATGTGATTAATTGTGTATTATCACAAAAATGTTTCAAGCAGTGGACAGCGATAAAAAGTCCTAACAGTTATTACTGCACATTGATGCTGTTGGGTTTAATGGATTCCAATTCTAATAGATATTTATGTCGAGTTCCTAAACATAACAGTGGCATACAGATACACtgatgaggtttttttttcataatcagACAGTGAATATACGTTTCTTGCTTATTTTCTGTTGTGGTAAATGATTATTTGTCACCTGAAAAGTTGGAGTGGCATGAGAAGTGACATCACAACATTTTACATCAGTCAGAGTGATTTAAATCACCTAACATACGAGGCCTTCATGTCGTCATCTACTGTGACTAATCACCTCTGACCTAATAAtaaatgtcatgtttattttcagatgaatTTAACTTCCTTTAAACCCTCGTGCTGCTGGTAACAGCTTCCTTCAACGCTGAGTCACTGTTGTAGT
This genomic interval carries:
- the sanbr gene encoding SANT and BTB domain regulator of class switch recombination isoform X2; the protein is MSRFCSDNNNFPYDNNVLVLDMVLGSLWGVPQPINWDNVAKLVPGFTPKECARRFEELKSTGGFPHVDNQCNALTEGSTSPSDGLTTLLDTGEVVETGSSQSSSKVTGSKSTPSGRVGVVEKKERRVSAEEDDKPQKPRDPNMVIHVCDETKNLKQDFTCPRDLLVKEMRYFAEYLSVDPQRWEEVDISVHCDVQIFDWLMNYVRRNSAGEGNKDKPRLEPSNVISILISSEFLKMDTLVEECIQYCHKHMSAIVATPCNMNCINSNLATRIAELFNHNEADDIRDKKDKFKSKLFQKKIERLFDANYQNRDSPGNASTLYRCGLCLKLLTKDTERKISCVPGKINIDGHGEIIYTHTKQKSWDVHEYITSLYEELKSWVLVYWRIWGTINYLTCSRCQQVFVCAELTHCKYHPDSVLYPGMGTEKGWHGAGIYPCCNQRVLRFDPTGMPKGCKMRDHIVNVPDEENCDEATAAQTRVLNDLLLHRDAVCLFHTPPAEGTEESLSSAEKVQQDCDVLLEPTLLGPLRADGSTRQQSLLSEDEEYTTGSEVTEDEVGDEEELSKKQAAKKAKKAHRPLKKQMSSPNFQRKDKAEKSQSRDNTPFIVSVQKSKWDSSRSMRYNQDAQREEDQRRMVEIIGYLTKMRFGDQEQSKYKDTKEEESTPGWKRSLRVPLKPDRLRKRHPVDLKYATLKSGQHKGADGEKAAELSKRRV